One segment of Phaeacidiphilus oryzae TH49 DNA contains the following:
- a CDS encoding succinate dehydrogenase hydrophobic membrane anchor subunit codes for MATTTESPAAGAGATAEPVSPEAFVIEPPRKRTRKTPRSTRGNFEMMAWLFMRLSGIVLVVLVLGHLLIQLVLDGGVSKVSFAFVVGRWANPFWQIWDLLMLWLAMLHGANGLRTVINDYAERPATRNWLKGILLAATVFTVLLGTLVIFTFDPNIS; via the coding sequence ATGGCCACCACCACCGAATCCCCGGCGGCCGGCGCCGGCGCCACCGCCGAACCGGTCTCCCCCGAAGCCTTCGTCATCGAGCCGCCGCGCAAGCGGACCCGGAAGACCCCGCGCTCCACGCGCGGCAACTTCGAGATGATGGCCTGGCTGTTCATGCGGCTGTCCGGCATCGTCCTGGTCGTCCTCGTGCTCGGCCACCTCCTCATCCAGCTGGTGCTGGACGGCGGCGTCTCCAAGGTCTCCTTCGCCTTCGTGGTCGGCCGCTGGGCCAACCCGTTCTGGCAGATCTGGGACCTGCTGATGCTGTGGCTGGCGATGCTCCACGGCGCCAACGGTCTGCGCACGGTCATCAACGACTACGCGGAGCGCCCGGCCACCCGGAACTGGCTGAAGGGAATCCTGCTCGCGGCGACGGTCTTCACCGTCCTCCTGGGCACCCTGGTCATCTTCACCTTCGACCCGAACATCAGCTGA
- the sdhC gene encoding succinate dehydrogenase, cytochrome b556 subunit — translation MPAGTLYRGREGMWSWVAHRVTGVLIFFFLFAHVLDTALVRVSPHAYDSVIATYKTPLVNVMEYGLTAAILFHALNGLRVIAVDFWSKGPRYQKQMLWTAVTLWVLLMAGAFYPILQHTIRTIFGS, via the coding sequence GTGCCGGCTGGAACGCTGTACCGCGGCCGGGAAGGCATGTGGTCGTGGGTGGCTCATCGAGTCACCGGTGTCCTCATCTTCTTCTTCCTGTTCGCACACGTCCTCGACACCGCCCTGGTGCGCGTGTCCCCGCATGCCTACGACAGCGTGATCGCCACCTACAAGACGCCGCTGGTCAACGTGATGGAGTACGGCCTGACCGCGGCGATCCTCTTCCACGCGCTCAACGGCCTCCGAGTGATCGCTGTCGACTTCTGGTCCAAGGGGCCGCGCTACCAGAAGCAGATGCTCTGGACCGCGGTCACGCTGTGGGTGCTGCTGATGGCGGGCGCTTTCTACCCGATCCTGCAGCACACGATCCGCACCATCTTCGGGAGCTGA
- a CDS encoding 2-oxo-4-hydroxy-4-carboxy-5-ureidoimidazoline decarboxylase translates to MTSDRAVYPAGLRRLNDASPGAAEEALLACCGSRRWAIRLTLHRPYPDVPSLLAAASEASYDLTAADLSEALADESVAPEPLLGMRAPGPEAAHTALRAAHAAYEARFGHVFVVSLDGCPPEDVLDHVLSSVRARLENDPEEERVVTAEQLRRMALSRLAHLVATPHPPDRLVEVN, encoded by the coding sequence CTGACCAGCGACCGCGCCGTCTACCCGGCCGGGCTGCGACGGCTGAACGACGCCAGCCCGGGTGCCGCCGAGGAGGCGCTCCTCGCCTGCTGCGGCAGCCGCCGATGGGCGATCCGGCTCACCCTCCACCGCCCCTATCCGGACGTGCCGTCCCTGCTGGCCGCCGCGAGCGAGGCCTCCTACGACCTGACGGCGGCCGACCTCTCAGAGGCGCTGGCCGACGAGAGCGTCGCGCCCGAGCCGCTGCTCGGCATGCGGGCGCCCGGGCCGGAGGCGGCGCATACCGCGCTGCGCGCGGCGCACGCCGCGTACGAGGCGCGGTTCGGCCACGTGTTCGTGGTGAGCCTGGACGGCTGCCCGCCGGAGGACGTCCTCGACCACGTGCTGAGCAGCGTGCGGGCACGCCTGGAGAACGACCCGGAGGAGGAGCGGGTGGTGACGGCTGAGCAGCTGCGGCGGATGGCGCTGTCCCGGCTGGCGCATCTGGTCGCCACACCGCACCCGCCGGACCGGCTGGTCGAGGTCAACTGA
- a CDS encoding NmrA family NAD(P)-binding protein: MTTTGTTLVIGATGTTGSRTAAQLTAAGHHVKAASRRATPVAGAEPAPFDWYDPATHAAALDGVDRVYLIPPLGDSDPAATMLQFLHQARTAGVHRAVLLSSSAIPEGGPAVGTVHQALPDLFEQWAVLRPSWFMQNFTGTHAHARSIRDEGIIWTATASGRVGFVDAEDIAAVAVRALTDEQALNTDLVLTGPEALSHDDIAAVITEVTGRPVVHRRLSYEQMRDRLTTQVPVEFAAMLAGMDRAIAEGAEDRITDTVQRLTGRPPRTFRALLEREMRSSG, translated from the coding sequence ATGACCACCACCGGCACCACTCTGGTCATCGGCGCCACCGGTACCACCGGAAGCCGCACCGCCGCACAGCTGACGGCCGCAGGCCACCACGTCAAAGCCGCCAGCCGCCGGGCCACCCCGGTCGCCGGCGCCGAGCCGGCCCCCTTCGACTGGTACGACCCCGCCACTCACGCGGCCGCCCTCGATGGCGTCGACCGCGTCTACCTCATACCGCCCCTGGGCGACTCCGACCCCGCGGCGACCATGCTGCAGTTCCTCCATCAGGCCCGCACCGCCGGCGTGCACCGCGCGGTGCTGCTGAGCTCCTCGGCCATCCCCGAGGGCGGCCCGGCGGTGGGAACGGTGCACCAGGCCCTGCCCGATCTCTTCGAACAGTGGGCCGTACTGCGGCCCTCGTGGTTCATGCAGAACTTCACCGGCACGCACGCGCACGCTCGCAGTATCCGGGACGAGGGCATCATCTGGACCGCCACCGCGAGCGGTCGGGTCGGCTTCGTCGACGCCGAGGACATCGCGGCCGTCGCCGTGCGCGCTCTGACCGACGAGCAAGCCCTCAACACCGATCTCGTCCTTACCGGACCCGAGGCACTCAGCCACGACGACATCGCCGCGGTCATCACCGAGGTCACCGGTCGGCCCGTGGTCCACCGCCGTCTGTCCTACGAGCAGATGCGCGACCGCCTCACGACGCAGGTGCCGGTGGAGTTCGCCGCGATGCTGGCCGGCATGGACCGTGCCATCGCCGAAGGGGCGGAGGACCGCATCACCGACACCGTCCAGCGCCTCACCGGTCGGCCCCCGCGCACCTTCCGAGCCCTCCTTGAGAGGGAGATGCGATCCAGCGGATGA
- a CDS encoding nuclear transport factor 2 family protein: MSAPASPADLYRHSLRLLLEKDIAAWVALWAEDGLMEFPFAPDGWPRRLEGKEAIAAYMRHYPDHIDLRDFPDLRIHQTTDPQTIVVEMRGVGRLVESDAPFDMTYIAVVTVRDGHITSYRDYWNPLAVQEPGTDFTGSSR, encoded by the coding sequence ATGTCCGCACCGGCCTCCCCGGCGGATCTGTACCGCCACAGCCTGCGACTGCTGCTCGAGAAGGACATCGCTGCGTGGGTCGCCCTGTGGGCCGAGGACGGCCTCATGGAGTTCCCCTTCGCCCCCGACGGCTGGCCCCGGCGCCTGGAGGGCAAGGAGGCCATCGCCGCCTACATGCGCCACTACCCCGACCACATCGACCTGCGCGACTTCCCCGACCTGCGGATCCACCAGACCACCGATCCACAGACCATCGTGGTCGAGATGCGCGGCGTCGGCCGCCTGGTGGAGAGCGACGCTCCCTTCGACATGACCTACATCGCCGTCGTGACCGTACGAGACGGGCACATCACCTCCTACCGCGACTACTGGAACCCCCTCGCCGTCCAGGAACCCGGCACCGACTTCACCGGGAGCAGCCGATGA
- a CDS encoding TetR/AcrR family transcriptional regulator, translating to MPERHSSRKDAIRNREAVLAAADALFARNESPEDVTMADVAAAAGVGKGTLFRAFGDRAGLLRALYEARLEPLRQAVETGPPPLGPATPPRVRVPALLDAVLCFKLDNRRLALALEEGGSSSPYQAEHYERWHSLLRSVLEQIPGLTDGDFTTHALLAATRADLVEHLAGEGRVPRERMRAQLANFATRVLASGPVEESTAEE from the coding sequence ATGCCCGAACGCCACTCGTCCCGCAAGGACGCCATCCGCAACCGAGAGGCCGTGCTTGCGGCCGCCGACGCCCTCTTCGCTCGTAACGAGAGTCCCGAGGACGTCACCATGGCCGACGTCGCGGCAGCGGCCGGCGTCGGCAAGGGCACGCTCTTCCGGGCCTTCGGCGATCGCGCCGGGCTTCTCCGCGCGCTGTACGAGGCGCGACTCGAACCGCTCAGGCAGGCCGTCGAGACCGGGCCGCCACCCCTGGGGCCCGCGACCCCACCGCGGGTTCGCGTGCCCGCCCTGCTCGATGCCGTCCTGTGCTTCAAACTCGACAACCGGCGCCTCGCGCTGGCTCTGGAGGAAGGCGGGAGCAGCAGCCCGTACCAGGCGGAACACTACGAGCGGTGGCACAGCCTGCTCCGATCCGTACTGGAGCAGATCCCCGGCCTGACCGACGGCGACTTCACCACCCACGCCCTGCTCGCCGCCACACGAGCCGACCTCGTCGAGCACCTGGCCGGAGAAGGGCGCGTTCCGCGGGAGAGGATGCGAGCACAGCTGGCGAACTTCGCCACCAGGGTCCTGGCCTCCGGTCCAGTGGAAGAGTCGACCGCCGAGGAGTGA
- a CDS encoding FUSC family protein: protein MAYVSDVSYGAVPVVRRRAVRTVTRIADAGGPLRAGQVFRATLAGVVAWYLCIWGGLSSEPYPAALAALLCVRSTVFGSFSSAASYAGGCLLGALIALPVVFTSWPTYAGLAAVLLLSGLAGGSRLFGAHGMHVPATALAVLVLARGEVQQQLVPHIADIVVGAVVGVLFNLVHAPVRLRAAESAVDHVRSELAVVLRGLAGALADGEPPEERLGRAWRDPLAARVRTARGELEHARESVRWNPRRRARRAARQRLDEEALSALERLVDHAGEIGRVLDRAVPPEDFRGGYARLLHSAALCVRECRRGFRHPLLDATRHGWEALMRDTDARHHRHGPGSEAGRAVLAVEGRLLLLLDRALADLDRPQASP from the coding sequence ATGGCCTATGTCTCCGATGTCTCGTACGGCGCGGTACCGGTCGTCCGGCGGAGGGCCGTCCGGACCGTCACGCGGATCGCCGACGCCGGCGGCCCGCTGCGCGCCGGGCAGGTGTTCCGGGCCACGCTCGCGGGGGTGGTCGCCTGGTACCTCTGCATCTGGGGCGGGCTCAGCTCCGAGCCGTATCCGGCCGCGCTGGCCGCGCTGCTCTGCGTGCGGTCCACCGTCTTCGGCTCCTTCTCCTCGGCGGCGAGCTACGCCGGCGGCTGCCTGCTGGGGGCGCTGATCGCGCTGCCGGTGGTGTTCACCAGCTGGCCGACGTACGCGGGGCTGGCGGCGGTGCTGCTGCTCTCCGGGCTGGCCGGCGGCTCACGGCTGTTCGGGGCGCACGGGATGCATGTGCCGGCGACCGCGCTGGCGGTGCTCGTGCTGGCGCGCGGCGAGGTGCAGCAGCAGCTGGTGCCGCACATCGCGGACATCGTGGTGGGAGCGGTGGTCGGGGTGCTCTTCAACCTGGTGCACGCTCCCGTCCGGCTGCGCGCGGCGGAGTCCGCGGTGGACCACGTGCGCAGCGAACTCGCCGTCGTCCTGCGCGGGCTGGCCGGTGCGCTGGCCGACGGCGAACCGCCGGAGGAGCGGCTGGGCCGGGCCTGGCGCGACCCACTGGCGGCGCGGGTGCGCACGGCGCGCGGCGAACTGGAGCATGCGCGGGAGAGCGTCCGCTGGAACCCGCGCCGGCGCGCGCGTCGTGCGGCCCGGCAGCGGCTGGACGAGGAGGCGCTGAGCGCGCTGGAGCGACTGGTCGACCATGCCGGCGAGATCGGCCGGGTGCTGGACCGGGCCGTGCCGCCGGAGGACTTCCGCGGCGGCTACGCCCGGCTGCTGCACAGCGCCGCGCTGTGCGTACGGGAGTGCCGGCGGGGCTTCCGGCACCCTCTGCTGGACGCGACCAGGCACGGCTGGGAGGCCCTGATGCGGGACACCGACGCCCGCCACCACCGCCACGGCCCCGGTTCGGAGGCGGGACGCGCGGTGCTGGCCGTGGAGGGCCGCCTCCTCCTTCTCCTCGACCGCGCGCTGGCGGACCTGGACCGGCCGCAGGCGTCGCCGTGA
- a CDS encoding FUSC family protein, whose product MIAADPGLGHLQAGWRSLIGMVVSLAVGYGMAHALDVPAMLGMMVGGMLGLMSSFAVAENTAGRLAKSILWMPVPYSAVLSLGAWMSQHGWRVAELVCISAALALTFLMVRLGPLGLLTGMMLFNGLMVNTIAPMPLDQCGWLFVIAVVTSVAILAARLVFCYPMPHEDLLRTQRAFVVEARRVLDSAATALDPDAHQAVAIKRMRRALRRLNVTTLTIDGRLAMPEVAADPVAAELLHQYLFDAELALSGIGKAIQDMAGRHVPSELRETLVVGLVLTRDTHLGRVGALHPAAEMIRRQADNAPQGIGGEEEQVRALARRIADLLDSLATSLAYWLDLGWSTPKSGAKVPFQPTVALERGVPAGSGPAAQKLVNQKGGSGWRRLVPVLRAPLQLAVGAAIVVPCADAINGHRYYWGLIGLMIVSFGTNTTHERWRKFAHRMVGTVVGALIGIPLVHLVNQVGGEAHVYWMLAVMVAGLTFGAWGMQRQYAYWVIGLVVALCQMYATETPLNQMDWLLTERLFENGLGFAVGILVGILIFPVSTRKVAREAERGYLSAVGTLVRQVGQRWQDPAEPIRLRAAARGVDAALFQVQSVARPLVRMPMGVRGRRSDNLLALLGTATRHANALASSADLDLDLAPELRARMQRITEVFSDSLEALDRSVATGQRGGTWTRVSPMVIDLEAALRAPSDPRAARLSRALRELAALDEVLAGVADSHGLRTASVEATPDTPRLAPRPAEPVPRTVRMATGATAVTAVPDRTDAADAADAADAAEAANAADGAGGAVRTGAAGRPTATQLRAVRNAWARSGGASEEEARAALTGAPERPAPAAPAPAPPPPRPRPRCRGSGRPPGVRQAPRAPPCAGRSAVPSTPAAATPGSPWSPTAGSAARW is encoded by the coding sequence GTGATAGCCGCCGACCCCGGGCTGGGACACCTCCAGGCCGGCTGGCGCTCCCTGATCGGCATGGTGGTCTCGCTGGCCGTCGGCTACGGAATGGCGCACGCCCTCGACGTGCCGGCGATGCTCGGCATGATGGTCGGCGGCATGCTCGGCCTGATGTCCAGCTTCGCGGTGGCCGAGAACACCGCGGGACGGCTGGCCAAGTCGATCCTCTGGATGCCGGTCCCGTACTCCGCGGTCCTCTCGCTCGGCGCCTGGATGAGCCAGCACGGCTGGCGGGTCGCCGAACTGGTGTGCATCTCGGCCGCGCTGGCACTGACCTTCCTGATGGTCCGGCTCGGGCCGCTCGGCCTGCTGACCGGGATGATGCTCTTCAACGGCCTGATGGTGAACACCATCGCGCCGATGCCGCTGGACCAGTGCGGTTGGCTGTTCGTCATCGCGGTGGTCACCTCGGTGGCGATCCTGGCCGCGCGGCTGGTCTTCTGCTACCCGATGCCGCACGAGGACCTGCTGCGCACCCAGCGCGCCTTCGTCGTCGAGGCCCGCCGGGTGCTGGACTCGGCGGCCACCGCGCTGGACCCGGACGCCCACCAGGCCGTCGCCATCAAGCGGATGCGGCGGGCGCTGCGCCGGCTCAACGTCACCACCCTCACCATCGACGGCCGGCTCGCCATGCCCGAGGTCGCCGCCGACCCGGTCGCGGCCGAGCTGCTGCACCAGTACCTCTTCGACGCCGAGCTGGCGCTCAGCGGCATCGGCAAGGCCATCCAGGACATGGCCGGCCGGCACGTCCCCTCCGAGCTGCGGGAGACCCTGGTGGTCGGGCTCGTCCTCACCCGGGACACCCACCTCGGCCGGGTCGGCGCGCTGCACCCGGCGGCGGAGATGATCCGCCGTCAGGCCGACAACGCCCCGCAGGGGATCGGCGGCGAGGAGGAGCAGGTACGGGCGCTGGCCCGGCGGATCGCCGACCTGCTGGACTCGCTGGCCACCTCGCTGGCGTACTGGCTCGACCTCGGCTGGAGCACCCCCAAGTCCGGCGCCAAGGTGCCGTTCCAGCCCACCGTGGCGCTGGAGCGCGGGGTGCCGGCAGGCTCCGGCCCGGCCGCGCAGAAGCTGGTGAACCAGAAGGGCGGCAGCGGCTGGCGCAGGCTGGTGCCGGTGCTGCGCGCCCCGCTGCAGCTGGCCGTCGGCGCGGCCATCGTGGTGCCCTGCGCGGACGCGATCAACGGGCACCGCTACTACTGGGGCCTGATCGGCCTCATGATCGTCTCCTTCGGCACCAACACCACCCACGAGCGGTGGCGGAAGTTCGCCCACCGGATGGTCGGCACCGTCGTCGGCGCGCTGATCGGCATCCCGCTGGTGCACCTGGTGAACCAGGTGGGCGGCGAGGCGCACGTCTACTGGATGCTCGCGGTGATGGTCGCCGGACTGACCTTCGGCGCCTGGGGGATGCAGCGGCAGTACGCGTACTGGGTCATCGGCCTGGTCGTGGCGCTCTGCCAGATGTACGCCACCGAGACCCCGCTGAACCAGATGGACTGGCTGCTCACGGAGCGCCTGTTCGAGAACGGGCTGGGCTTCGCGGTCGGCATCCTGGTCGGCATCCTGATCTTCCCGGTCTCCACCCGGAAGGTCGCCAGAGAGGCCGAGCGCGGCTACCTGAGCGCGGTCGGCACGCTGGTACGGCAGGTCGGGCAGCGCTGGCAGGACCCGGCGGAGCCGATCCGGCTGCGCGCGGCGGCCCGCGGCGTGGACGCGGCGCTCTTCCAGGTGCAGAGCGTGGCGCGGCCGCTGGTGCGGATGCCGATGGGCGTCCGCGGCCGGCGCTCCGACAACCTGCTGGCGCTGCTCGGCACCGCCACCCGGCACGCCAACGCGCTGGCCTCGTCCGCCGACCTCGACCTCGACCTGGCGCCCGAGCTGCGGGCCCGGATGCAGCGCATCACCGAGGTCTTCTCCGACTCGCTGGAGGCCCTGGACCGCAGTGTCGCCACCGGGCAGCGGGGCGGGACCTGGACCAGGGTCAGCCCGATGGTCATCGACCTGGAGGCGGCGCTGCGGGCGCCGTCCGACCCGCGGGCCGCCCGCCTGAGCCGGGCGCTGCGCGAACTCGCCGCGCTGGACGAGGTGCTGGCGGGCGTCGCCGACTCGCACGGACTGCGCACGGCGTCGGTCGAGGCCACTCCCGACACCCCGCGGCTGGCACCGCGCCCGGCCGAGCCGGTCCCGAGGACGGTGCGGATGGCGACGGGCGCGACGGCCGTCACGGCCGTCCCGGACCGGACGGACGCGGCGGATGCGGCGGACGCGGCGGATGCGGCAGAGGCGGCGAACGCAGCGGACGGGGCAGGCGGCGCGGTGCGCACCGGCGCCGCCGGGCGGCCGACGGCCACCCAGCTGCGGGCCGTGCGCAACGCGTGGGCGCGCTCCGGCGGCGCCTCGGAGGAGGAGGCGCGGGCGGCGCTCACCGGCGCTCCGGAGAGGCCCGCGCCGGCGGCCCCGGCCCCGGCCCCGCCCCCGCCCCGGCCACGGCCGCGGTGCCGCGGCAGCGGCAGGCCACCGGGGGTGCGGCAGGCGCCGCGGGCGCCACCGTGTGCGGGGCGATCCGCTGTGCCGAGCACCCCGGCGGCTGCGACGCCTGGATCACCGTGGTCACCGACCGCGGGAAGCGCCGCGCGCTGGTGA
- a CDS encoding MarR family winged helix-turn-helix transcriptional regulator: MHQTPTPEELRIEQAARGLLGGLGRVSRILFESGDFGLPRSYVNALDALEPGPLRVTELTGPTGLTQPRVTVVLQHLEERGLIERHRCSEDRRSIKAQLTPAGREVLETGRQHMAARLLEALENVDHPEQTVTAAREAVCSLLKALEPEVS, encoded by the coding sequence ATGCATCAAACGCCGACGCCCGAGGAGCTGCGGATCGAGCAGGCCGCGCGCGGCCTCCTCGGCGGCCTCGGCCGGGTGTCCCGCATCCTCTTCGAGTCCGGCGACTTCGGCCTCCCGCGCAGCTACGTCAACGCCCTGGACGCCCTGGAGCCGGGCCCCCTCCGGGTCACCGAGCTGACCGGGCCCACCGGGCTGACCCAGCCGCGGGTCACCGTGGTGCTCCAGCACCTGGAGGAACGGGGACTGATCGAGCGCCACCGCTGTTCCGAGGACCGGCGCTCGATCAAGGCGCAGCTCACCCCCGCCGGGCGTGAGGTGCTGGAGACCGGCAGGCAGCACATGGCCGCGCGCCTGCTCGAAGCGCTTGAGAACGTCGACCACCCGGAGCAGACCGTCACCGCGGCCCGCGAGGCCGTCTGCTCCCTTCTGAAGGCCCTCGAACCGGAGGTCAGTTGA
- a CDS encoding glycosyltransferase: protein MPSPRRRPRVLYVAFYFPPTRASGVHRAVATANCLAARGWDVTVATPPREFFERQLRSSDPSMESAVREDVTVERVPLASHLPWERDVRRLGRVHRLAPVLAGDVHDGLRRLTVDEPYALWVPPLLARAARLHLRRRFDLVIATGNPFASFVAAWALGRALRIPYVLDYRDAWTLELFSERPAFPADHPVWQWERRVLAGAAEAVFVNEPLRRWHQARYPFAADRMTVVPNGWEPELLAVEQHLSGPRPEPEPSAAAAAERPLRFGYVGTLTDQLPLEQFFDGWRRAREHPELAGARLDLHGHLGFFPHHAERLAARMPLGSHGVEYRGPVAKADVAATYAGFDALVFLAGGARYVTSGKIFEYMATGRPVVSAHRPGIAAAEVLSGYPLWYGGDGLDPAALSGALVKAARAARAADPGLGEAARAHAARYTREAALAPFEQRMRRMVDA, encoded by the coding sequence ATGCCTTCACCACGCCGCCGACCGCGCGTGCTGTACGTGGCCTTCTACTTCCCGCCGACCCGCGCGAGCGGCGTCCACCGGGCCGTGGCCACCGCCAACTGCCTTGCCGCGCGCGGCTGGGACGTGACCGTGGCGACCCCGCCCAGGGAGTTCTTCGAGCGGCAGCTGCGCTCCAGCGACCCCTCGATGGAGTCCGCCGTGCGGGAGGACGTCACCGTCGAGCGGGTGCCATTGGCCAGTCACCTCCCCTGGGAGCGGGACGTCCGCCGGCTCGGCCGGGTGCACCGGCTCGCCCCCGTCCTGGCCGGCGACGTCCACGACGGCCTGCGCCGGCTGACCGTGGACGAGCCGTACGCGCTGTGGGTGCCGCCGCTGCTGGCCCGGGCGGCCCGGCTGCACCTGCGCCGGCGCTTCGACCTGGTGATCGCCACCGGGAACCCGTTCGCCTCGTTCGTCGCCGCCTGGGCGCTCGGCCGCGCCCTGCGCATCCCGTACGTCCTGGACTACCGGGACGCCTGGACGCTGGAGCTGTTCAGCGAGCGGCCCGCCTTCCCTGCCGACCACCCGGTCTGGCAGTGGGAGCGCCGGGTGCTGGCCGGCGCGGCCGAGGCGGTCTTCGTCAACGAGCCGCTGCGCCGCTGGCACCAGGCCCGCTACCCGTTCGCCGCGGACCGGATGACCGTCGTCCCCAACGGCTGGGAGCCGGAACTGCTCGCTGTCGAGCAGCATCTGAGCGGGCCCCGGCCGGAGCCCGAGCCGTCGGCCGCTGCCGCCGCCGAGCGGCCGCTGCGCTTCGGCTATGTCGGCACCCTCACCGACCAGCTCCCGCTGGAGCAGTTCTTCGACGGCTGGCGGCGGGCCCGGGAGCACCCGGAACTGGCCGGCGCCCGGCTCGACCTCCACGGCCATCTGGGCTTCTTCCCCCACCACGCGGAACGGCTGGCCGCCCGGATGCCGCTCGGCTCGCACGGCGTCGAGTACCGCGGCCCGGTCGCCAAGGCGGACGTCGCCGCCACCTACGCCGGCTTCGACGCCCTGGTCTTCCTGGCCGGCGGGGCGCGCTACGTCACCTCGGGGAAGATCTTCGAGTACATGGCCACCGGTCGTCCGGTGGTCTCCGCCCACCGGCCGGGCATCGCCGCCGCCGAGGTCCTCTCCGGCTATCCGCTCTGGTACGGGGGCGACGGCCTGGATCCGGCCGCGCTCTCCGGCGCGCTGGTCAAGGCGGCCAGGGCGGCCCGCGCCGCCGACCCCGGACTGGGCGAGGCGGCCCGCGCGCACGCCGCGCGCTACACCCGCGAGGCGGCGCTCGCGCCCTTCGAACAGCGGATGCGGAGGATGGTCGATGCCTGA
- a CDS encoding glycosyltransferase family 4 protein, which yields MSEEPQRHAEAGRLAVVTPWYPSLNRPFAGSFVRTMTAAVADRFGSVGLYHPEDWRRPDDPAEAELAGRAFARLAGPATGRVPVEPRTTAEGWELTRVPAVIRTKRNYADWGRTHEEALRAVLPGGVIDADVVHGHVGTYGGWCAVRLARPGARVVVTEHAAFLDRVLDQPAALAMYDEVLERAHVFLCVGDALRRQIAGYLPHHAEKLRVLPNAVDFDARAMREEPFDGRLRRLLYVGALNERKGTAKLLRAFAALLAEDPELTLTLVGPEDAPGEAARLAGELGVAGRVELLPPVPPQAVPGLLHRHDLLVHPSSWETFGMTVIEAVAAGTPVLATRCGGPEETLAGLEGTAGELIEVDEDPRVIADGYRRLRARSESGGLDLAEARSRLAARYGLPAVGAALAGVYGLDEPPAGEPAPRIGAPEPAAGSVVGAGARQ from the coding sequence ATGTCTGAGGAGCCGCAGCGGCACGCGGAGGCCGGTCGGCTGGCCGTGGTGACCCCCTGGTACCCGTCGCTGAACCGGCCGTTCGCCGGCTCCTTCGTGCGGACCATGACGGCGGCCGTCGCCGATCGCTTCGGCTCGGTCGGCCTCTACCACCCGGAGGACTGGCGCCGGCCGGACGACCCGGCCGAGGCCGAGCTCGCCGGCCGCGCCTTCGCCCGGCTCGCCGGGCCGGCCACCGGCCGCGTCCCGGTCGAGCCCAGGACCACCGCGGAGGGCTGGGAGCTGACCCGGGTCCCCGCCGTCATCCGGACCAAGCGCAACTACGCCGACTGGGGGCGAACCCACGAGGAGGCGCTCCGCGCGGTCCTCCCCGGCGGGGTGATCGACGCCGACGTGGTGCACGGCCATGTCGGCACCTACGGCGGCTGGTGCGCGGTGCGGCTGGCCCGGCCCGGGGCGCGGGTGGTGGTCACCGAGCACGCCGCCTTCCTGGACCGGGTGCTCGACCAGCCCGCCGCGCTGGCCATGTACGACGAGGTGCTGGAGCGGGCGCACGTCTTCCTCTGCGTCGGCGACGCGCTGCGCCGGCAGATCGCCGGCTACCTCCCGCACCACGCGGAGAAGCTGCGGGTGCTGCCGAACGCGGTGGACTTCGACGCCCGTGCGATGCGCGAGGAGCCCTTCGACGGCCGGCTGCGCCGACTGCTCTACGTCGGGGCGCTGAACGAGCGCAAGGGCACCGCCAAGCTGCTCCGCGCCTTCGCCGCCCTGCTGGCGGAGGACCCGGAGCTGACGCTCACCCTGGTCGGCCCGGAGGACGCGCCCGGCGAGGCCGCCCGGCTGGCCGGGGAGCTCGGCGTCGCCGGGCGGGTGGAACTGCTGCCCCCGGTGCCGCCGCAGGCCGTACCGGGGCTGCTGCACCGGCACGACCTGCTGGTCCACCCCAGTTCCTGGGAGACCTTCGGGATGACGGTGATCGAGGCGGTGGCGGCCGGCACCCCGGTGCTGGCCACCCGCTGCGGCGGCCCCGAGGAGACCCTCGCCGGGCTGGAGGGCACGGCCGGGGAGCTGATCGAGGTGGACGAGGACCCGCGGGTGATCGCCGACGGCTACCGCAGGCTGCGGGCCCGGTCGGAGTCCGGCGGACTGGACCTGGCCGAGGCGCGCTCGCGGCTCGCCGCCAGGTACGGGCTGCCGGCCGTGGGCGCGGCGCTGGCCGGGGTCTACGGGCTGGACGAACCGCCGGCCGGCGAACCGGCCCCGCGGATCGGAGCCCCGGAGCCCGCCGCCGGGTCCGTGGTCGGAGCGGGGGCGCGGCAGTGA